The Hymenobacter sp. 5317J-9 genome has a window encoding:
- a CDS encoding gliding motility-associated C-terminal domain-containing protein, whose product MSIPLRLPGAARLLVVLLCGFLGMARPAQATHIVGGEMELVHNSGETYTLLLNLYFDAANGSASALDADLTASIFEKATNQRMGNVVLPLTSNTFVNYTNPACAKPTLSTRRLVYSKVITLPPGTYSSVQGYYVAVERCCRNNSISNIVAPGNAAQTFYLEFPAVVRRGQPFYDSTPRIFPPLADYACRNELFYYDFGGQDADGDSLVYDLVTPLNGHSNTNTPKPASAEPAPYAPIAWSGGLSTLNQIPGRPTLSINRATGRLTVRPTDLGLFVFGVRCSEYRKGEKIGESRRDFQLMVLNCSPNTKPNLVLFPTPSNPTPYRPGRDTLHLVPGGNRCVRLRFTDPDPNSRLTLSLSPVNFTGLLPSFSTASSGAVRSPGSPDTLTATLCFPECMNSQGKVYLLDVVVGDDGCSLPKRDTVRVAFTAVPPPNSPPLLTTTASPTRPIRVHIGDLVSFDLTGTDPDNDPVQLEMTGAGFSPTGLGATLSQGTSGREQRGRFTWRVDCRAVGPDSVFTFQFAAATQPCNGRQAMTLSVPFVVQYGNRAPTLTSDLPAAKPGEDLPLIELPLGQQYTAHFSGVDPDRDGLTLIATGNTLEGKEGFDLSNAGMRFEAQNGSGVATGTFRWDVSCAAANLHRDLVVTFQLIDATCRPLPQQQRVRLRVLSPDTVAVKLYNVITPNNDRQNDEFRLPELPPNFCDSQFIGVKIFSRWGQQVFESADREFRWPGQGSAGVYYYYITYTDGRRFRGWLEVIP is encoded by the coding sequence ATGTCCATCCCCCTTCGTCTGCCGGGCGCGGCGCGGCTGCTTGTTGTGCTGCTGTGTGGGTTTTTGGGGATGGCCCGGCCGGCGCAGGCCACGCACATCGTGGGCGGCGAAATGGAGCTGGTGCATAATAGCGGCGAAACCTACACGCTGCTGCTCAACCTGTATTTTGATGCGGCCAACGGCAGCGCCAGCGCCCTCGACGCCGACCTGACCGCCAGCATCTTTGAAAAAGCCACCAACCAGCGCATGGGCAACGTGGTGCTGCCCCTCACCAGCAACACCTTCGTCAACTACACCAACCCGGCCTGTGCCAAGCCCACGCTCAGCACCCGCCGGCTGGTGTACAGCAAGGTTATCACGCTGCCGCCGGGCACTTACAGCAGCGTGCAGGGCTACTACGTGGCCGTGGAGCGCTGCTGCCGCAACAACAGCATCAGCAACATAGTGGCACCCGGCAACGCGGCCCAAACCTTCTACCTGGAGTTTCCGGCCGTGGTGCGCCGCGGCCAGCCGTTCTACGACTCCACGCCGCGCATCTTCCCGCCTTTGGCCGACTATGCCTGCCGCAATGAGCTGTTTTACTACGATTTCGGTGGTCAGGATGCCGATGGCGACTCGCTAGTGTACGACCTGGTGACGCCGCTCAACGGCCACTCCAACACCAATACGCCCAAACCGGCTTCGGCCGAGCCTGCACCCTACGCCCCCATTGCCTGGAGCGGCGGCCTGAGCACCCTCAACCAGATTCCGGGACGCCCTACGCTGAGCATCAACCGGGCCACCGGCCGCCTCACCGTGCGGCCCACCGACCTGGGCCTGTTCGTGTTTGGGGTGCGGTGCTCCGAGTACCGCAAGGGCGAAAAAATCGGGGAGTCGCGCCGCGACTTTCAGCTCATGGTGCTGAACTGCTCGCCCAATACCAAACCCAATCTGGTGCTGTTTCCGACGCCCAGCAACCCGACACCGTATCGGCCGGGGCGCGACACGCTGCACCTAGTGCCGGGCGGCAACCGGTGCGTGCGCCTGCGCTTCACCGACCCCGACCCCAACTCCCGTCTTACGCTCTCGCTCAGCCCGGTCAATTTTACGGGCCTGCTGCCCAGCTTTTCCACTGCTTCAAGTGGAGCCGTACGCAGCCCTGGCTCGCCCGACACGCTCACGGCTACGCTGTGCTTCCCGGAATGCATGAACTCGCAGGGCAAGGTGTACCTGCTGGATGTGGTGGTGGGCGACGACGGCTGCAGCCTGCCCAAGCGCGACACCGTGCGCGTGGCGTTTACGGCGGTGCCGCCGCCCAACTCGCCGCCCCTGCTCACCACTACGGCCAGCCCCACACGGCCCATTAGGGTGCACATCGGCGATTTGGTAAGCTTCGACCTCACCGGCACCGACCCCGACAACGACCCCGTGCAGCTGGAAATGACCGGTGCCGGCTTCAGCCCTACCGGCTTGGGCGCCACGCTCTCGCAGGGCACTTCGGGACGGGAGCAGCGCGGGCGCTTTACCTGGCGCGTCGACTGCCGGGCCGTGGGGCCCGACTCCGTGTTTACGTTTCAGTTTGCGGCGGCCACCCAGCCCTGCAACGGCCGCCAGGCCATGACGCTCAGCGTGCCGTTTGTGGTACAGTACGGCAACCGGGCGCCCACCCTCACCTCCGACCTGCCCGCTGCCAAGCCCGGTGAAGACCTGCCGCTGATAGAGCTGCCGTTGGGCCAGCAATACACGGCGCACTTCTCGGGCGTAGACCCTGACCGCGACGGCCTCACCCTGATAGCCACCGGCAACACCCTGGAAGGCAAGGAAGGCTTCGATTTGAGCAATGCCGGCATGCGCTTCGAGGCGCAAAATGGCAGCGGCGTGGCCACGGGCACCTTTCGCTGGGATGTGAGCTGCGCGGCCGCCAACCTGCACCGCGACCTGGTGGTGACGTTTCAGCTAATTGATGCGACCTGCCGGCCGCTGCCGCAGCAGCAACGCGTGCGCCTGCGGGTCCTCAGCCCCGACACGGTGGCCGTGAAGCTCTACAATGTCATCACGCCTAACAACGACCGGCAAAACGACGAGTTTCGCCTGCCTGAGCTGCCGCCCAACTTCTGCGATTCGCAGTTCATCGGCGTCAAGATTTTTTCGCGATGGGGCCAGCAGGTGTTCGAGTCGGCCGACCGGGAATTCCGTTGGCCCGGCCAGGGCAGCGCGGGCGTCTACTACTATTACATCACCTACACCGACGGCCGCCGCTTCCGGGGTTGGCTCGAAGTCATTCCCTAA
- a CDS encoding M1 family metallopeptidase, whose amino-acid sequence MQRFFYAFLASCFMGAAAPLAAQTPPAAALTSMLPRPDQDAGLLCAKAHVNAAARTATASVRHRAKMERYDVKYYKLDLAMENFSLNVAGSVWMRVQVRGSQALDSLAFELYQAPAGSPAGSATLLIDSVVVNGRRSPGIRRSGNDATAALVQPAAVGTLADARIYYHGTAPSGNSAAIGNGLSTTSTVHFETNSSSTTFPYNVTWSLSEPFSAHEWFPCKQVLTDKADSSDVWVTTSLPNKVGSNGVLNRTVTLPNNKVRYEWKSRIPIDYYLISVSVAPYVEYVTTAHPAGGPAIPIINYVYNQSYLNFWQSDINRTAGFIENYSSLVGLYPFANEKYGHTTVPIYGGMEHQTMTSQDGFEFTLTAHELFHQWFGDNVTCASWEDIWLNESFASYGEYLSLQAFGQPGDARGWMNNAHFYAQSSTGTIYVPDTTNVGRIFDYYLTYKKGAGVVHMLRYLLNDDAKFFRALRTYQSQFRGSTARTADLQRIFEAEAGRPLGYFFQQWFRGRGYPTFNGRWNQGGTNFVLRVTETASVPGTTPFFETDVDYRLTFANGTTQTVRLHQANPTETYLLTVNSTVTSVAVDPDQWIMDLPGSSAVRDNTLLAARAGAQAPVLAVFPNPCRDELQLPGAPAAAAQVLDATGRVVLRARILAGQPRLDTRTLLPGLYQLRLLGSNGELLGQGRFVRE is encoded by the coding sequence ATGCAACGTTTCTTCTACGCTTTTCTTGCCTCCTGTTTTATGGGGGCAGCGGCCCCGCTGGCGGCCCAAACCCCGCCCGCCGCGGCGCTGACCAGCATGCTTCCCCGGCCCGACCAGGATGCTGGCTTGCTGTGCGCCAAAGCGCACGTAAACGCTGCCGCGCGCACAGCTACGGCGTCGGTGCGGCACCGCGCCAAAATGGAGCGCTACGACGTGAAGTATTACAAGCTCGACCTGGCCATGGAAAACTTTTCGCTGAACGTGGCCGGCTCAGTGTGGATGCGCGTGCAGGTGCGAGGCTCCCAGGCCCTCGACTCCTTGGCCTTTGAGCTGTACCAAGCGCCGGCCGGCTCGCCCGCGGGCTCGGCCACGCTGCTCATCGATTCGGTGGTGGTGAATGGCCGGCGCTCGCCTGGCATCCGCCGCAGCGGCAACGACGCCACCGCCGCGCTGGTGCAGCCGGCCGCCGTGGGCACCCTGGCCGACGCCCGGATTTATTACCACGGCACGGCGCCCAGCGGCAACTCGGCCGCCATTGGCAACGGCCTGAGCACGACCAGCACGGTGCACTTCGAAACCAATTCCAGCTCCACCACTTTTCCCTACAACGTCACGTGGTCGTTGTCGGAGCCGTTTTCGGCCCACGAGTGGTTTCCGTGCAAGCAGGTGCTCACCGACAAAGCCGACTCGTCCGACGTGTGGGTGACCACCTCGCTGCCCAATAAAGTGGGTTCCAACGGTGTGCTGAACCGCACCGTGACGCTGCCCAACAACAAGGTGCGCTACGAGTGGAAGTCGCGCATCCCCATCGACTACTACCTGATTTCGGTGTCGGTGGCGCCCTATGTAGAATACGTTACCACGGCGCATCCCGCTGGCGGGCCGGCCATTCCCATCATCAACTACGTCTACAACCAAAGCTACCTCAACTTCTGGCAGTCAGACATCAATCGCACGGCCGGCTTCATCGAAAACTACTCGTCGCTGGTGGGGCTTTATCCTTTTGCCAACGAGAAGTACGGTCATACCACGGTGCCCATTTACGGCGGCATGGAGCACCAGACCATGACTTCGCAGGATGGCTTCGAGTTCACCCTCACGGCCCACGAGCTGTTTCACCAGTGGTTTGGCGACAACGTGACCTGCGCCAGCTGGGAAGACATCTGGCTGAACGAAAGCTTTGCCTCCTACGGCGAGTACCTGTCTTTACAGGCTTTTGGGCAGCCCGGCGATGCGCGCGGCTGGATGAACAACGCGCACTTCTACGCGCAGTCTTCGACGGGTACGATTTACGTCCCTGACACCACCAACGTCGGCCGTATTTTCGACTACTACCTGACTTATAAAAAGGGCGCCGGCGTGGTGCACATGCTCCGCTACCTGCTGAATGACGACGCCAAGTTTTTCCGGGCGCTGCGCACCTATCAGAGCCAGTTCCGCGGCTCGACGGCCCGCACGGCCGACCTGCAGCGCATTTTTGAGGCCGAGGCCGGGCGCCCGCTGGGGTATTTCTTTCAACAGTGGTTTCGGGGCCGTGGCTACCCCACCTTCAACGGGCGCTGGAACCAGGGCGGCACCAATTTCGTGCTGCGCGTGACCGAAACGGCTTCCGTGCCGGGCACCACGCCCTTTTTCGAAACCGACGTCGACTACCGCCTCACCTTCGCCAACGGCACTACCCAAACCGTCCGCCTGCACCAGGCCAACCCCACCGAAACCTACCTGCTCACCGTGAACAGCACCGTAACGAGCGTAGCCGTCGACCCCGACCAGTGGATAATGGACTTGCCGGGCTCGTCGGCCGTGCGCGACAATACCTTGCTTGCCGCACGTGCGGGCGCCCAGGCGCCGGTGCTGGCCGTTTTCCCCAACCCGTGCCGCGACGAGCTGCAGCTGCCCGGTGCGCCGGCTGCCGCGGCCCAGGTGCTCGACGCCACGGGCCGCGTGGTGCTGCGCGCGCGCATCCTGGCCGGCCAGCCCCGGCTCGACACCCGCACCTTACTTCCGGGCCTTTACCAGCTGCGTCTGCTGGGTAGCAATGGCGAACTACTGGGGCAGGGCCGTTTTGTGCGGGAATAA
- a CDS encoding DUF2147 domain-containing protein: MKKTLLLLVALVLGVARMASAQTMSPLGIWTNAEKKATFEIYKCGDKLCGKIVTLTVPNDPATGKPKTDSQNPDPKLRNRPRLGLVFMQGFKYDDDNKWDDGKIYDPESGKTYSCYMKMENANTMEVKGYIGFSLIGKSQTWTRVK, from the coding sequence ATGAAAAAAACACTGCTCCTGCTCGTTGCTCTCGTGCTGGGCGTCGCCCGTATGGCCTCTGCCCAAACCATGTCGCCGCTGGGCATCTGGACGAATGCGGAGAAAAAAGCCACGTTCGAGATTTACAAGTGCGGCGACAAGCTGTGCGGCAAAATCGTGACCCTGACCGTGCCCAACGACCCAGCCACCGGCAAACCCAAAACCGACTCCCAAAACCCCGACCCCAAGCTGCGCAACCGCCCACGCCTGGGCCTGGTGTTCATGCAGGGCTTCAAGTACGACGACGACAACAAGTGGGACGACGGCAAAATCTACGACCCCGAAAGCGGCAAGACCTACTCGTGCTACATGAAGATGGAAAACGCCAACACCATGGAAGTGAAGGGCTACATCGGCTTCTCGCTCATCGGCAAGTCGCAGACCTGGACCCGCGTGAAGTAA
- a CDS encoding C40 family peptidase, giving the protein MTPPTSSFAGLREPSAPALAATADSVVAFGLAQRGTPYVYAGVSPLTGFDCSGFIMYTFARFGVAVPHSTALLIDVGRPVPRAEAQPGDIVVFTGTANPSTTPGHAGIVISRRGETPLRFVHASSSRREPFVKVSQVENSDYERRFMQVRRVLGQPNLAATRPAPTKPTAKAPIAALPARQVAVAPAPAPALPKTLALNPVAHPASKKPVIKKVPVPKKAVPASKRKASATSSVRK; this is encoded by the coding sequence ATGACTCCCCCCACCTCCTCATTTGCGGGCCTCCGCGAGCCGTCTGCCCCGGCCCTGGCCGCTACCGCCGACAGCGTAGTGGCTTTTGGCCTGGCCCAGCGCGGCACGCCTTACGTGTATGCCGGCGTGTCGCCGCTCACGGGATTCGACTGCTCGGGGTTCATCATGTACACGTTTGCGCGCTTTGGCGTGGCCGTGCCGCACTCCACCGCCCTGCTCATCGACGTGGGCCGGCCCGTGCCCCGCGCTGAAGCCCAGCCCGGCGACATTGTGGTGTTTACGGGCACCGCTAACCCGAGCACCACACCCGGCCACGCGGGCATTGTCATCTCGCGGCGCGGCGAAACGCCCTTGCGTTTTGTGCACGCCTCCTCCTCGCGCCGCGAGCCCTTCGTGAAAGTCAGCCAGGTAGAGAATTCCGACTACGAGCGGCGCTTCATGCAGGTGCGCCGTGTGCTGGGCCAGCCAAACCTGGCCGCCACCCGGCCCGCCCCGACCAAACCAACTGCCAAAGCGCCCATAGCGGCGCTCCCAGCGCGCCAGGTAGCCGTAGCGCCCGCACCTGCGCCGGCCTTGCCCAAAACGCTGGCCCTCAATCCCGTGGCGCACCCGGCCAGCAAAAAACCGGTGATTAAAAAAGTGCCTGTCCCAAAGAAGGCAGTGCCCGCTAGCAAGCGCAAAGCGTCGGCAACGTCAAGCGTCCGAAAATAG
- a CDS encoding PDZ domain-containing protein, with translation MPRNSTLMLCQAAAALLLAGPVLATTPPAAVVPTLRYSLSMPAPQTHYFEVKMELGGFPAEYTDVKMPVWAPGSYLVREYSKNVEGFQARTAGGQALAVEKLNKNTWRVRHPKQANFQVSYRVYAFELSVRTSFIDADHGYLNGSSVFMYPADNKMLGSTVTVQPASGWTQVSTALRPGPGKFTYKAASYDELADSPMEIGTHKVLEFTANGTPHQVAMYGTYQADDAKIVADMKKVCEEAHRVVGQNPLDHYLFIVHNLERGGGGLEHLYSTTLEVGRTVYGTDAGMKSFLGLVAHEYFHLWNVKRIRPKALGPFNYDEENYTNMLWVSEGMTEYYSKQILERAGVLSREEYLGRLANAIGEVENTPGNRIQSAAESSFDAWIKYYRPNENANNTQISYYSKGDLIGTWLDLNIAEATKGQKHLDDVFRLLYDTYYKKAGRGFTDQEYQDAVATVAGRRFDDFFKNSVYGTKPIDYATALGYAGLALSKAPLTTTGTLGANFSNRSGKLLVTSVVRDGAAWNTGLNVNDEILLINGAAPSEETVKSLVNGSVGNEVALQVRRDGLPRELKIKMLANPDVKYQIQPVASPTEAQQKVLAKWLGK, from the coding sequence ATGCCCAGAAATTCAACCTTGATGCTTTGCCAGGCCGCTGCGGCCCTGCTGCTGGCCGGGCCCGTCCTGGCCACCACGCCGCCCGCGGCCGTGGTGCCCACCCTTCGCTACAGCCTTTCTATGCCCGCTCCGCAGACGCACTACTTTGAAGTGAAGATGGAGCTGGGCGGCTTCCCGGCCGAATACACCGACGTGAAAATGCCGGTGTGGGCGCCGGGCTCGTACCTGGTGCGCGAGTATTCCAAAAACGTGGAGGGCTTTCAGGCCCGCACGGCCGGCGGGCAGGCCCTGGCCGTGGAGAAGCTCAACAAAAACACCTGGCGAGTGCGTCACCCCAAGCAGGCCAACTTCCAGGTGAGCTACCGGGTGTACGCTTTCGAACTGTCGGTTCGGACGTCTTTCATTGACGCCGACCACGGCTACCTCAACGGCAGCAGCGTGTTTATGTACCCCGCCGACAACAAGATGCTGGGCAGCACCGTGACCGTGCAGCCCGCCTCCGGCTGGACGCAGGTGAGCACGGCCCTGCGCCCCGGCCCGGGCAAGTTCACCTACAAAGCCGCGAGCTACGACGAACTGGCTGATTCGCCTATGGAAATTGGCACGCACAAAGTGCTGGAATTTACTGCCAACGGCACGCCGCACCAGGTGGCCATGTACGGCACTTACCAGGCCGATGACGCCAAAATAGTGGCCGACATGAAGAAGGTGTGCGAAGAGGCGCACCGCGTGGTGGGCCAGAACCCGCTGGACCACTACCTGTTCATCGTGCACAACCTGGAGCGCGGCGGCGGCGGCCTGGAGCACTTGTACTCCACCACGCTGGAGGTGGGCCGCACCGTGTACGGCACCGATGCCGGCATGAAGTCTTTCCTGGGGCTGGTGGCGCACGAGTACTTCCACCTCTGGAACGTGAAGCGCATCCGGCCCAAAGCGCTGGGACCCTTCAACTACGACGAGGAAAATTACACCAACATGCTGTGGGTGAGTGAGGGCATGACGGAATATTATTCCAAGCAAATCCTGGAGCGGGCCGGCGTGCTTTCCCGCGAGGAGTACTTGGGCCGGCTGGCCAATGCCATCGGGGAGGTGGAAAACACGCCCGGCAACCGCATTCAGTCGGCCGCCGAATCGAGCTTTGATGCCTGGATTAAGTACTACCGCCCCAACGAGAACGCCAACAATACCCAAATCAGCTACTACTCCAAGGGCGACCTGATTGGTACTTGGCTCGACCTGAACATTGCCGAAGCCACCAAGGGCCAGAAGCATCTCGACGACGTTTTCCGGTTGCTCTACGACACCTATTACAAGAAGGCCGGCCGGGGCTTCACCGACCAGGAGTATCAGGATGCCGTGGCCACGGTGGCCGGCCGCCGCTTCGATGACTTCTTCAAAAACAGCGTGTACGGCACCAAGCCGATTGACTACGCCACGGCCCTCGGCTACGCCGGCCTCGCGCTCAGCAAGGCACCCCTCACCACCACCGGCACGCTGGGCGCCAATTTCTCCAACCGCTCGGGCAAGCTGCTCGTGACCAGCGTGGTGCGCGACGGCGCCGCTTGGAACACCGGCCTGAACGTGAACGACGAAATCCTGCTCATCAACGGCGCCGCACCCAGCGAAGAAACCGTGAAGTCGCTGGTAAACGGTTCGGTGGGCAACGAAGTGGCCCTGCAGGTGCGCCGCGACGGCCTGCCGCGCGAGTTGAAAATCAAGATGCTGGCCAACCCGGACGTGAAGTACCAGATTCAGCCGGTAGCCAGCCCCACCGAGGCACAGCAAAAAGTGCTGGCCAAGTGGCTGGGCAAATAG
- a CDS encoding FG-GAP-like repeat-containing protein translates to MDSDGDLDLLAPDYSDDAGNSVSVRFNNGQGVFSGSQSVPVNNGCYGAALGDVDGDGDLDLLTANGRTNSVSIRFNDGQGGFSGSQNMAVGSNPHNVVVGDVDADGDLDFLVANSNASTVSVGLNDGRGTFSAGSVVSVGVNPFGLAVADVDGDGDLDLITCSPSAAGAISIRLNNGGGIFGGGQDLLNNNSNGYGAFSVTTGDVDGDGDLDVLASNANGGGPGSVLLGLNNGSGGFSAGQSVSVGRATQGVAVADVDGDGDLDILAANSNDSNVSIRLNQNSGGTAGAPTDRLLPNIITPNHDSQNEFFVINEPARGPWAITVYSRWGQRVYHSPNYQNDWGADSPGGVYFYLLEPADGGPAKKGWVECVAVQTA, encoded by the coding sequence GTGGACAGCGACGGGGACTTAGACCTGCTGGCCCCCGACTACAGCGACGACGCCGGCAACTCGGTGAGCGTGCGCTTCAACAACGGCCAGGGCGTGTTCAGCGGCAGCCAAAGCGTGCCCGTCAATAATGGGTGCTATGGCGCAGCATTGGGCGACGTGGACGGCGATGGCGACCTGGACCTGCTAACGGCCAACGGCCGCACCAACAGCGTGAGCATTCGATTCAATGATGGGCAAGGCGGCTTTAGCGGTAGCCAGAACATGGCCGTAGGCAGCAACCCGCACAACGTGGTAGTGGGCGACGTAGACGCCGACGGTGACCTGGACTTTCTCGTTGCCAACAGTAACGCCAGCACTGTGAGCGTTGGGCTCAATGATGGCCGCGGCACCTTCAGTGCGGGCTCGGTGGTGAGCGTGGGCGTCAACCCTTTCGGGCTGGCCGTGGCCGACGTGGATGGCGACGGCGACCTGGACCTGATAACGTGCAGCCCCAGCGCCGCCGGTGCCATCAGCATTCGCTTGAATAACGGCGGCGGCATTTTTGGCGGCGGGCAGGACTTACTCAACAACAATTCGAATGGCTACGGCGCTTTCAGTGTGACCACGGGCGACGTGGACGGCGATGGCGACCTGGACGTCCTCGCATCGAACGCCAACGGCGGAGGCCCTGGCAGCGTGCTGCTCGGGCTCAACAACGGCAGCGGCGGCTTCAGCGCGGGCCAGAGCGTGAGTGTGGGGCGGGCCACGCAGGGCGTGGCTGTGGCCGACGTGGACGGCGACGGCGACTTGGACATCCTGGCGGCCAATAGCAACGACAGCAACGTCAGCATTCGCCTGAATCAGAACAGCGGCGGCACGGCCGGCGCGCCCACCGACCGCCTCCTACCGAACATCATTACCCCCAACCACGACTCACAAAACGAATTTTTTGTCATCAATGAGCCCGCGCGCGGTCCGTGGGCCATCACGGTCTATTCCCGCTGGGGCCAGCGCGTGTACCACAGCCCCAACTATCAAAACGACTGGGGCGCCGACAGCCCGGGCGGAGTTTACTTCTACCTGCTAGAGCCCGCCGACGGCGGCCCGGCCAAAAAGGGTTGGGTGGAATGTGTGGCTGTGCAAACCGCTTAG
- a CDS encoding Ig-like domain-containing protein gives MLRFYSFSCQLLPACILLVPLAASAQLPTITSVVPAPNSRAASPSGPVTVTFNQPLLSTSAGALKVFSGVRGGQRAQGAAAVVSGNTLRFTPGLYPFSPGETVSYTLTQDARSSSGVLAQPRVGQFTAAVSGGNGSFVKGSDPAAGFQPITVVAGDVDGDGDLDFVTANFRGPISVRLNDGRGTFGPGRDVSVNGNVRSATWTATGT, from the coding sequence GTGCTTCGTTTCTACTCTTTTAGCTGCCAATTACTGCCGGCCTGCATCCTGCTGGTGCCATTGGCAGCGTCGGCGCAGTTGCCCACTATTACGTCGGTGGTGCCAGCTCCTAATTCGCGCGCCGCCTCGCCTTCGGGCCCGGTTACGGTGACCTTCAATCAGCCGCTGTTGAGCACATCGGCCGGGGCGCTGAAAGTGTTTAGCGGCGTCCGGGGCGGCCAACGCGCACAGGGCGCTGCGGCAGTTGTGAGCGGCAACACGCTGCGCTTCACGCCCGGCCTTTACCCTTTCTCACCGGGCGAAACCGTGAGCTACACCCTGACGCAGGATGCCCGCAGCAGCAGCGGCGTGCTGGCGCAGCCACGGGTGGGCCAGTTCACGGCGGCGGTGAGCGGCGGCAACGGCTCCTTCGTGAAAGGGTCTGACCCGGCGGCCGGGTTTCAACCCATCACCGTAGTTGCGGGCGACGTGGACGGCGACGGCGACCTGGATTTCGTCACCGCCAACTTTCGTGGCCCCATCAGCGTGCGCCTGAACGACGGCCGCGGCACCTTCGGCCCCGGCCGGGACGTGAGCGTGAACGGCAACGTGCGCTCGGCGACGTGGACAGCGACGGGGACTTAG